The Clostridiisalibacter paucivorans DSM 22131 genome contains the following window.
AGATGTTTCTGTTGGCCAGCTTTTCACTCTATATGTTCTTCCATCTGACTTTCCCGATACCTCTTCTCCTGTATCTATTTTTTCTATAAACTGTTTGTATATTTTCTCATATCCTTTTGGATATATTTTTTTCAGAATATCTTTTGTGATTTTTTTTGTTTCATCTGTATAGCTATTCACAACTATATTATTATCGAATTTGTGTTCGAATGTCCCCTCATCTGTATCCGAATAGAAACATAGTATATTCTCATATATACTCTCTTCTCCTTCAGGCATATAGAAAATAGAAACCGTGTCATGATTATTATAGACCAGTTTGAAATTGTCGTTTTCATCAAAAACGCTGAGTGCTTGATTGAAAACGACTACGGTGTCTTTTCTTTCTACTGCAATTTCCTCTCCATCTATTACTATTTTTGGCTCTTCTACTACTTCTGGAATTTCTCTTTCATCAGTATCCAACAACTTCACTAGCATGGTGCTGGCTTCTGCCCTTGAAGCTGTTTTTTGTGGTGAAAAAGTCCCACCGGGTAGCCCTTTGACTATTCCTGCTGCATATACTCTCAGTACATATTCTCTATATTCAGTAGAAATTTGTTCAAAGTCTGCTATGTTGTTTTTGTATTTTCCCCAGTTTTCTGGCTCTTCTTCCATAGCCCTTGCTATCATACGAGCCATCTCTGCTCTGGTGATATTTTTGTCTATATCGGCAAATTCGCCACTTTCAATATATCCTTCCTTCATAGCCTTTTCTATGTAGTTTTTTGCCCAGT
Protein-coding sequences here:
- a CDS encoding S-layer homology domain-containing protein — translated: MKKTIALILVFCMIFSSVAMAEPLSTGEKIKKIVSKAGDTIVSIVEKFSDMKDHWSTQWVEELLEKDVISGYLDGTFKPDRAISRSEFTKLLIVAQGEDPGVFEGGHWAKNYIEKAMKEGYIESGEFADIDKNITRAEMARMIARAMEEEPENWGKYKNNIADFEQISTEYREYVLRVYAAGIVKGLPGGTFSPQKTASRAEASTMLVKLLDTDEREIPEVVEEPKIVIDGEEIAVERKDTVVVFNQALSVFDENDNFKLVYNNHDTVSIFYMPEGEESIYENILCFYSDTDEGTFEHKFDNNIVVNSYTDETKKITKDILKKIYPKGYEKIYKQFIEKIDTGEEVSGKSDGRTYRVKSWPTETSISIGGK